One window from the genome of Actinomycetes bacterium encodes:
- a CDS encoding P-II family nitrogen regulator, translating to MKLITAVIKPFKLDEVKSALEAYGINGLTVSEASGYGRQKGHTEVYRGAEYTVDLVPKIKVEVLVDEDDAQSVVDVIVKTAQTGRIGDGKVWSVPVDSVVRVRTGERGEDAL from the coding sequence ATGAAACTCATCACCGCAGTAATCAAGCCGTTCAAGTTGGATGAGGTGAAGTCCGCCCTCGAGGCCTATGGCATCAACGGGCTCACCGTCAGCGAGGCGAGTGGCTACGGCCGACAGAAGGGTCACACCGAGGTCTACCGAGGCGCGGAATACACCGTGGATCTGGTTCCCAAGATCAAGGTTGAGGTCCTTGTCGACGAGGATGACGCTCAGTCAGTCGTCGATGTCATCGTGAAGACCGCACAGACCGGTCGGATCGGAGATGGCAAGGTATGGTCTGTGCCGGTCGACAGCGTCGTCCGTGTCCGTACCGGTGAGCGCGGCGAGGACGCGCTCTAG
- the mutM gene encoding bifunctional DNA-formamidopyrimidine glycosylase/DNA-(apurinic or apyrimidinic site) lyase, with translation MPELPEVETVRRGLASAVLAADIVSAQVRHRRVVRRQPGGARHFTIALAGSRITSVQRRGKYLWLELADGGCDGAALVAHLGMSGQFRVTEKQRIHDNHARAALRLADGRTLLFRDQRTFGWLLLSDIGATGVPEAVAHIGRDPFDPEYDLAAVSARLASSNSGIKRQLLSQTVVSGVGNIYADEALWRAEVFPETPGVLLGQQRCAEVLTQAQSVMAAALAAGGTSFDPLYVAVNGESGWFERSLDVYGREGEPCRRCGAPIMRERFTNRSSHRCPKCQAPPH, from the coding sequence ATGCCAGAACTTCCCGAGGTCGAAACCGTTCGGCGGGGATTGGCCTCAGCGGTACTTGCTGCGGATATTGTTTCGGCTCAAGTCCGCCACCGGCGAGTGGTACGCCGCCAGCCCGGCGGCGCCCGGCACTTCACCATCGCGCTGGCTGGTAGTCGGATCACGTCGGTACAACGTCGGGGAAAGTATCTGTGGTTGGAGTTGGCCGACGGTGGCTGTGATGGCGCAGCATTAGTGGCGCATCTGGGCATGAGCGGACAGTTTCGGGTCACGGAGAAACAGCGCATTCACGACAATCATGCCCGTGCTGCACTGCGCCTCGCAGACGGTCGCACGCTGTTGTTCCGGGATCAGCGCACCTTTGGCTGGTTGCTGTTGTCCGATATCGGAGCCACTGGCGTCCCCGAGGCGGTAGCGCACATCGGGCGAGATCCGTTTGACCCCGAATACGACCTAGCTGCGGTCTCGGCGCGACTGGCCTCGTCAAACTCCGGCATCAAACGACAACTCTTGAGTCAGACCGTGGTGTCCGGCGTTGGCAACATTTACGCGGATGAGGCGTTGTGGCGGGCTGAGGTGTTTCCGGAAACACCTGGAGTGCTGCTCGGTCAGCAGCGGTGCGCCGAAGTCTTAACACAGGCGCAATCAGTGATGGCGGCAGCGCTGGCGGCCGGCGGCACGTCATTTGATCCGCTCTACGTTGCGGTCAACGGCGAATCAGGCTGGTTCGAACGGTCCCTGGATGTCTATGGTCGGGAGGGCGAGCCGTGCCGACGATGTGGGGCGCCGATCATGCGGGAACGCTTCACGAATCGCTCCTCGCATCGGTGTCCGAAATGTCAAGCACCGCCACATTAA
- a CDS encoding ammonium transporter, giving the protein MNTGDTAWVLVSAALVLLMLPGLALFYGGMTRAKSTLNMMMMVFGALFLVGVLWILYGYSVAFGTDGGSGLLGDPTEFLGLEGLMADDPEATLPVMAFVGFQALFACITVALIAGAIADRARFGTWMVFAGIWATIVYFPVAHWVWGTGGWIFEGMGPLNGVPAIDFAGGTAVHINAGAAALALALILGKRLGWPKTPMKPHNLTLVMLGAGLLWFGWFGFNAGSALAADNTAAVVFVNTIAATCAAALAWLLVERIRDGHATSLGAASGIVAGLVAITPACSAVSPVGALILGIVAGAACALFVPLKYKLGYDDSLDVVGVHLIGGLVGTLLIGFLATEAAPAGVNGLFYGGGTEQLVSQAIAAFAVLAFAFVVTLIIAKILDLVIGFRVDEDTEITGVDVVEHAEIAYELGDSGAGGSFAGTSERAARAKQAEEVKA; this is encoded by the coding sequence TTGAACACTGGCGACACCGCCTGGGTTCTTGTCAGCGCCGCCCTAGTCCTGCTCATGCTGCCAGGGCTTGCCCTGTTCTACGGCGGCATGACTCGGGCCAAGAGCACGCTGAACATGATGATGATGGTCTTTGGGGCTCTGTTCTTAGTGGGCGTGCTGTGGATTCTCTACGGTTACTCCGTTGCCTTCGGAACCGATGGTGGCAGTGGTCTCCTCGGTGACCCGACCGAGTTCTTGGGCCTTGAGGGCCTGATGGCAGATGATCCGGAAGCTACATTGCCGGTCATGGCCTTCGTCGGCTTCCAGGCACTATTCGCTTGCATCACCGTGGCACTGATCGCTGGTGCGATCGCTGATCGCGCTCGGTTCGGCACCTGGATGGTATTCGCCGGAATCTGGGCCACGATTGTTTACTTCCCGGTCGCCCACTGGGTGTGGGGTACCGGCGGCTGGATCTTCGAGGGCATGGGCCCGCTAAACGGGGTTCCGGCTATCGACTTCGCTGGTGGTACTGCGGTCCACATCAACGCGGGTGCGGCTGCCCTGGCTCTGGCACTGATTCTCGGAAAGCGTCTGGGCTGGCCCAAGACTCCGATGAAGCCGCACAACCTGACTTTGGTCATGCTCGGTGCCGGTCTGCTGTGGTTCGGCTGGTTCGGCTTCAACGCTGGATCTGCCCTAGCCGCCGACAACACTGCTGCTGTGGTCTTCGTCAACACCATTGCTGCTACCTGTGCTGCTGCGCTGGCTTGGTTGTTAGTGGAGCGGATCCGCGACGGACACGCCACCAGCTTGGGTGCGGCTTCCGGCATCGTGGCCGGTCTGGTCGCGATCACCCCGGCTTGCTCTGCAGTCAGTCCAGTCGGTGCCCTGATTCTGGGTATCGTGGCCGGCGCAGCGTGTGCTCTGTTCGTTCCACTCAAGTACAAGTTGGGCTACGACGACTCGCTTGACGTCGTCGGTGTCCACTTGATCGGCGGCCTGGTCGGCACCTTGCTGATCGGCTTCCTGGCTACTGAGGCCGCTCCAGCTGGCGTCAATGGCCTGTTCTACGGTGGCGGCACTGAGCAACTGGTCAGCCAGGCGATCGCAGCCTTCGCGGTACTCGCCTTCGCCTTCGTGGTGACACTGATCATCGCCAAGATCCTGGATCTGGTGATCGGGTTCCGCGTTGACGAGGACACCGAGATCACCGGGGTCGATGTGGTCGAGCACGCTGAAATCGCCTACGAACTGGGCGACTCCGGTGCGGGTGGTTCGTTCGCCGGCACCAGCGAGCGCGCAGCTCGGGCCAAGCAGGCCGAGGAGGTGAAAGCATGA
- the ftsY gene encoding signal recognition particle-docking protein FtsY, which yields MEILIGLVVLLLVVTVIALVALRSRGGSAPPAPLETPEVLPGINDDASEPRDTPRRDIEDLSLDGGTNTAVLEPPVAELEVPAPAAGRLARLRARLARSNNSIGRGLLALLSRDQLDEATWEEIEDTLLLADLGVPGTTELVERLRTRVRVEGISDPEQMQQVLREELLVSVDPDMDRTLFTERIGDVPAVVLVVGVNGTGKTTTTGKLARLLVAEDRDVLLGAADTFRAAASEQLQTWGDRVGVPVVRGPEGSDPASVAFEAVSAGIDGESDTVVVDTAGRLHTKVGLMDELGKVKRVIEKQAPVSEVLLVLDATTGQNGMTQARVFSEVVDISGIVLTKLDGTAKGGIVVSVQRELGVPVKLVGLGEGPDDLAPFEAETFVDAIISR from the coding sequence GTGGAAATCCTGATCGGTCTTGTCGTCCTTTTGCTCGTCGTCACCGTGATTGCGCTGGTGGCCCTCCGTAGCCGGGGTGGGTCGGCGCCACCGGCGCCGTTGGAAACCCCCGAGGTGTTGCCCGGCATCAACGACGACGCTTCGGAACCGCGAGATACACCGCGGCGGGATATCGAAGACCTTTCCCTTGACGGTGGTACCAATACCGCGGTGCTTGAGCCACCGGTTGCCGAACTGGAGGTGCCAGCCCCAGCGGCAGGTCGACTCGCTCGACTGCGAGCGCGGTTGGCTCGCTCCAACAACTCCATCGGGCGAGGATTGCTGGCGTTGCTATCGCGAGACCAACTAGATGAGGCAACCTGGGAGGAAATTGAGGACACTCTCCTGCTGGCCGACCTAGGCGTGCCCGGCACCACTGAGCTGGTAGAGCGGCTGCGCACGCGGGTCCGTGTCGAAGGAATTTCCGACCCAGAGCAGATGCAGCAAGTCCTGCGGGAGGAACTGTTGGTGTCCGTTGATCCCGATATGGATCGGACACTGTTTACCGAACGAATCGGTGACGTGCCTGCAGTGGTGCTAGTTGTCGGTGTCAACGGCACCGGGAAGACCACGACGACCGGCAAACTGGCCCGGCTGTTGGTGGCTGAGGACCGCGATGTTCTCCTCGGCGCGGCGGACACCTTCCGAGCGGCTGCCAGTGAGCAGTTGCAGACCTGGGGTGACCGGGTGGGCGTGCCAGTCGTGCGCGGACCGGAAGGGTCCGATCCCGCCTCAGTGGCGTTTGAGGCAGTATCAGCGGGAATCGATGGGGAAAGCGACACCGTCGTAGTGGACACCGCAGGCCGGTTGCACACCAAGGTGGGCTTGATGGATGAGCTCGGCAAGGTGAAGCGCGTCATCGAGAAGCAGGCACCGGTCAGCGAGGTGTTGCTGGTGCTGGACGCCACCACTGGTCAGAACGGAATGACCCAGGCGCGGGTTTTTTCAGAGGTCGTGGACATCAGCGGAATTGTGCTGACGAAGCTAGACGGAACTGCCAAGGGCGGGATCGTTGTCTCGGTGCAACGGGAGCTCGGAGTACCGGTGAAACTGGTCGGATTGGGCGAAGGCCCGGATGATCTGGCGCCATTTGAGGCGGAAACCTTCGTCGACGCGATCATTTCTCGATAG
- the smc gene encoding chromosome segregation protein SMC gives MHLKSITLKGFKSFASPTTLKFEPGVTAVVGPNGSGKSNVVDALSWVMGEQGAKSLRGGKMEDVIFAGTSNRAPLGRAEVSLTIDNTDGALPIDYTEVTISRIMFRSGGSEYSINGTACRLLDVQELLSDSGIGREMHVIVGQGQLDSILHATAEDRRGFIEEAAGVLKHRKRKEKAQRKLSALDDKMSRLSDLLTELRRQLKPLGRQAEVARRAVVIQSDVRDARLRLLADDYVALTEALAQEQADEQQLREQRGEVESALLADEAREAELIAAAEQAAPVLSQTQDAWFRISGLHERFRAVVSVCRERLRVVDESDVVAGTGADPQELEAQARELQDEHEQLATATRERSAELSAAQAARSAAEAALADEERRVETEARAAAAQRERQVRLQGRAAAARSRVEARGVEIDRLQAALAAANEREQQASGKFTELEREVSGLDRGEADLDSQYEECRKQEESAADELATLTEKEQQLAGSRDTARARLEALQSAVRSRGGVSDDVLAHPLVRGLVSEHLQIEPGWELAVSSALADLVDGAVVDSLADAVRLHREQPAESLRLLVADAGAPTSSSGSGRSVATVITAPPESEAAVAAALAGIVLAEDLDAAVELIAQGADRVVTRAGHLLGRAGLITWDDKEASALELSARVDAAADELAAISAECDRVKFALEPARERAEQAARQLAESLRALHESDAAMAAVADQLGSLGAAVRSARTEGQRLAADLTAAQEALASDESVLTEAEQALAAVDATDAGEEAATPGPDRREDLAEELRSAHNHEVEVRLALRTQEERASVAARRSNELLAAAQQERKAREDQQRARERRERQRAMAAAVLVAAEVSVTYSNRLGDVAEKQRNQLEAQRVERDQQLGKLRAKIKQLSQQLDDLTSSVHRDEMVRTEQRVKIEQLQEKAMTEHGIATEELVAEYGPQVMVPPSPRAPGDEEDGGPDPEPYPFDRGEQERRLKSAERALSLLGRVNPLALEEFAAMEERHQFLSTQLEDLRNSQQDLRGIIQEVDDRMEQVFSEAFADTSVQFERVFARLFPGGAGRLVLTDPDNILTSGVEVEARPPGKKVKRLSLLSGGERSLTAVAFLVALFKARPSPFYVLDEVEAALDDTNLGRLLEVIEELREDSQLIVITHQKRTMESADALYGVSMRGDGVSNVISQRLRESVPI, from the coding sequence GTGCATTTAAAGAGCATCACCCTGAAGGGCTTCAAGTCCTTCGCTTCTCCCACCACCCTTAAATTCGAGCCCGGTGTCACCGCGGTCGTTGGTCCCAATGGATCTGGGAAGTCCAACGTTGTGGATGCGCTCTCCTGGGTCATGGGGGAACAGGGAGCTAAAAGTCTGCGCGGCGGCAAGATGGAAGACGTCATCTTCGCAGGAACCAGCAACCGGGCTCCGCTTGGCCGGGCCGAGGTCAGCCTCACCATCGATAACACTGACGGGGCTTTGCCCATCGACTACACCGAAGTCACCATCTCGCGAATCATGTTCCGTTCTGGGGGTTCGGAATACTCCATCAACGGCACCGCCTGCCGACTGCTCGACGTGCAGGAGCTGCTTTCTGACTCCGGCATTGGTCGGGAAATGCATGTCATAGTCGGCCAGGGCCAACTCGACTCGATTCTGCACGCCACTGCGGAGGATCGGCGTGGGTTCATCGAGGAAGCCGCTGGAGTACTGAAGCACCGTAAACGTAAAGAGAAGGCGCAGCGAAAACTGTCAGCGCTTGACGACAAGATGAGCCGACTGTCTGATCTGCTGACCGAACTCCGTCGACAACTCAAACCGCTAGGACGGCAGGCTGAGGTAGCTCGGCGGGCCGTCGTTATCCAATCCGACGTGCGCGACGCCCGGCTGCGGCTACTTGCTGACGACTATGTGGCACTCACTGAGGCACTGGCACAAGAGCAGGCCGACGAGCAGCAGTTGCGGGAACAGCGGGGTGAGGTGGAATCGGCCCTGTTGGCCGACGAGGCCCGCGAAGCAGAGTTGATCGCGGCAGCTGAGCAGGCGGCACCGGTGCTGTCGCAGACCCAGGATGCCTGGTTTCGCATTTCCGGTCTGCACGAGCGGTTTCGCGCAGTAGTGTCCGTTTGCCGGGAGCGGCTGCGAGTTGTGGACGAGTCCGACGTGGTCGCGGGAACCGGGGCAGACCCGCAAGAGTTGGAAGCGCAGGCCCGCGAACTGCAAGACGAGCACGAGCAACTTGCAACCGCTACCCGCGAGCGATCAGCAGAACTCAGCGCCGCACAAGCTGCCCGATCTGCTGCGGAGGCGGCCCTCGCAGACGAAGAGCGTCGGGTCGAAACCGAGGCGCGCGCGGCCGCCGCCCAGCGAGAACGACAGGTGCGGTTGCAGGGGCGAGCAGCAGCGGCGCGTAGTCGTGTCGAGGCTCGCGGCGTCGAAATCGACCGGTTGCAGGCAGCGTTGGCGGCTGCCAACGAGCGCGAACAGCAGGCCTCCGGAAAATTCACCGAACTCGAGCGTGAGGTGTCCGGTCTGGATCGCGGTGAGGCAGATCTGGACAGTCAGTACGAGGAGTGCCGCAAGCAAGAGGAAAGCGCTGCCGACGAGTTGGCCACGCTGACCGAAAAGGAGCAGCAACTGGCGGGAAGTCGGGACACCGCCAGGGCGCGACTCGAAGCTTTGCAAAGCGCGGTACGCAGCCGCGGCGGCGTCAGTGACGACGTCTTGGCTCATCCCTTGGTTCGTGGCCTGGTGTCTGAGCACCTGCAGATCGAACCCGGTTGGGAACTGGCCGTGTCCAGCGCGCTAGCGGACTTGGTGGACGGTGCTGTCGTGGATTCGCTGGCGGATGCGGTCCGATTGCATCGGGAGCAGCCAGCCGAGTCACTGCGACTGCTGGTAGCCGATGCCGGAGCGCCCACCAGCAGCAGTGGGTCGGGTCGATCAGTTGCAACTGTTATCACCGCACCGCCGGAGAGTGAGGCTGCGGTGGCGGCGGCGCTAGCGGGCATCGTATTGGCCGAGGACCTCGACGCCGCAGTGGAGCTCATCGCGCAGGGAGCCGACCGGGTGGTGACCCGCGCCGGCCATTTGCTCGGTCGAGCTGGCTTGATCACCTGGGACGACAAAGAGGCCAGCGCACTGGAACTGTCGGCCCGAGTAGATGCCGCCGCTGATGAACTGGCGGCGATCTCAGCCGAATGTGATCGCGTGAAGTTCGCCTTGGAGCCCGCCCGAGAACGAGCCGAACAGGCTGCCCGGCAGTTGGCGGAGTCGCTGCGGGCGTTGCACGAGTCCGACGCGGCTATGGCCGCCGTGGCAGATCAGTTGGGTTCCCTGGGCGCAGCGGTTAGATCCGCTCGTACCGAGGGGCAACGCCTTGCCGCAGATCTGACGGCAGCACAGGAGGCGCTGGCCAGCGATGAGTCGGTACTGACTGAGGCGGAGCAAGCCCTCGCTGCAGTGGATGCCACCGACGCTGGCGAGGAGGCCGCGACGCCGGGACCGGATCGTCGTGAGGATCTGGCCGAGGAACTGCGCAGCGCGCACAACCACGAGGTCGAGGTTCGCTTGGCCCTGCGAACGCAGGAGGAGCGAGCAAGCGTGGCCGCCCGTCGGTCCAATGAACTGCTGGCAGCCGCTCAGCAAGAGCGCAAGGCCCGGGAAGATCAGCAGCGCGCCCGCGAGCGGCGAGAGCGGCAGCGTGCCATGGCCGCAGCCGTGTTGGTCGCGGCCGAAGTTTCGGTGACATATTCGAATCGGCTGGGTGACGTGGCTGAGAAACAGCGCAATCAGTTGGAGGCGCAGCGAGTCGAGCGCGACCAGCAGTTGGGGAAACTGCGGGCAAAGATCAAACAGTTGAGCCAACAACTGGATGACCTCACTAGTTCGGTGCATCGGGACGAAATGGTGCGCACCGAGCAACGCGTCAAGATCGAACAGTTGCAAGAAAAAGCGATGACCGAACATGGCATCGCCACCGAGGAACTTGTCGCCGAGTACGGCCCGCAGGTGATGGTACCGCCCAGCCCCCGGGCTCCTGGGGACGAAGAAGATGGCGGGCCAGACCCGGAGCCGTATCCCTTCGACCGTGGTGAACAGGAACGACGGCTGAAGTCAGCGGAGCGGGCGCTGTCATTGCTGGGTCGGGTCAACCCACTGGCGCTGGAAGAGTTCGCCGCGATGGAAGAGCGTCACCAGTTCCTTTCCACCCAATTGGAGGATTTGCGCAACTCCCAGCAGGACTTGCGCGGCATCATCCAAGAGGTGGACGACCGTATGGAGCAGGTGTTCTCGGAAGCATTTGCCGACACCTCGGTGCAGTTTGAGCGGGTGTTCGCCCGACTCTTCCCCGGTGGTGCCGGTCGATTGGTGCTGACAGACCCGGACAACATCCTCACCTCAGGTGTTGAAGTCGAAGCCCGGCCGCCAGGCAAGAAGGTGAAGCGACTGTCGTTGTTGTCGGGTGGCGAACGTTCGCTGACTGCGGTGGCTTTCCTGGTTGCGCTGTTCAAAGCCCGCCCGAGCCCGTTCTACGTGCTCGACGAAGTTGAGGCCGCGCTAGACGACACCAACTTGGGTCGTCTGCTCGAAGTGATTGAGGAGTTGCGCGAAGACAGTCAGCTCATCGTGATCACACACCAAAAGCGCACGATGGAATCGGCTGATGCCCTGTACGGCGTCTCGATGCGGGGTGACGGCGTCAGTAACGTGATCTCCCAGCGGCTGCGCGAGTCCGTCCCCATCTAA
- a CDS encoding [protein-PII] uridylyltransferase, which yields MQAAENGESLVITGSADSGSATQAFSAARAELLRRPGPPGPGRRRALAALTDEWLQDLYRLAGAPDNGMALVAVGGFGREQLSPGSDIDLLLLHEGDPGDIPDRIWYPIWDSRLKLDHSVRTLAEARKVAADDVKTVLGLLDCRPVAGDEMLAERLASSIRSDWRGFAPKRVDDLRTVVEERRVRNGEVAHLLEPDLKESYGGLRELTVLRALQASWITDVPQTAIDEPALLLANARDALHSRTGRATDRLLMQEQEGVADALGIPDATALMTEISLAGRAIAHASDQTWYRVGRATRRSPRRPFRRLNRQQRRPLAEGVVEQDGEVVLAEGAKPERDPVLVIRAAAAAAQAGIRIAPFALDRLAQDSAPMPVPWPAEARDALVSFLGAGRAALPVWEELDQAGLTSKLLPHWEHIRGAPQRNPIHIYTVDRHLVEAAVQAARYQRDVSRPDLLLIAALFHDIGKGRPDQDHTDVGVELMGEIGPQLGFSPADTDALVSLVRDHLLLPEMATRRDPDDPATVAAVAAAVGDVAMLDLLATLTKADAQAAGPTAWSSWRAALISDLVARVRSQLRGEIVEPDDALSEPQEGLLAAELPEVLVEDEAPGEMLTVTIAAPDRVGLLATVAGVLALNRLDVRGSRAFNRGDIALSEWTVHPAFGDPPDLVRLREDVRRALAGTLDVDERLARRESYYATATDSVLEPRVEFVADASEIATVVEVRTYDRPATLFQLARAIADCGVDVVLARADSMGASVVDVFYLRGATGAPLDHREGAEVLKRLQDVVGVSPA from the coding sequence ATGCAGGCTGCTGAGAATGGGGAGAGCTTGGTGATCACTGGATCTGCGGATTCAGGGTCAGCAACCCAAGCCTTCTCAGCAGCCCGCGCAGAACTACTACGCCGCCCCGGGCCACCAGGCCCGGGGCGACGTCGTGCCTTGGCGGCACTCACCGACGAGTGGTTGCAGGACTTGTACCGCCTCGCCGGTGCCCCGGACAACGGGATGGCGCTGGTGGCAGTGGGCGGTTTCGGTCGTGAGCAACTTTCGCCGGGCAGTGACATCGATCTACTGCTGCTCCATGAGGGGGATCCGGGGGATATCCCAGATCGCATTTGGTACCCGATTTGGGACAGCCGACTCAAACTCGACCATTCGGTGCGAACGCTGGCTGAGGCTCGCAAGGTGGCCGCAGACGACGTCAAGACCGTGCTGGGTCTGCTGGACTGTCGACCGGTAGCGGGTGACGAAATGCTCGCGGAGCGGTTGGCGAGTTCCATTCGATCCGACTGGCGAGGGTTTGCGCCCAAGCGGGTGGACGATCTGCGCACGGTGGTTGAGGAACGCAGGGTTCGCAATGGTGAAGTGGCCCATCTGCTGGAACCGGACTTGAAGGAATCCTACGGCGGGCTCCGCGAACTAACCGTGTTGCGTGCGCTGCAGGCGTCTTGGATCACTGATGTGCCGCAAACCGCAATTGACGAACCAGCACTGCTGCTGGCCAATGCGCGCGACGCACTGCACAGCCGAACCGGTCGGGCCACCGATCGACTGCTGATGCAGGAGCAAGAGGGGGTCGCGGATGCGTTGGGAATACCAGATGCAACTGCGTTGATGACCGAAATCTCATTGGCCGGTCGCGCCATTGCGCACGCCTCGGATCAGACTTGGTATCGGGTGGGTCGCGCCACTCGGCGCTCGCCGCGACGACCCTTCCGCCGGTTGAACCGGCAACAGCGGCGGCCGCTGGCTGAGGGAGTCGTGGAGCAGGACGGCGAGGTTGTTTTGGCGGAGGGAGCCAAGCCGGAGCGCGATCCGGTGTTGGTAATCCGCGCAGCAGCTGCTGCCGCCCAGGCAGGCATTCGGATTGCGCCGTTTGCATTGGATCGGCTGGCGCAAGATTCCGCACCTATGCCAGTGCCGTGGCCGGCGGAGGCTCGAGACGCGCTGGTGTCTTTCCTCGGAGCGGGGCGAGCAGCGCTACCGGTGTGGGAGGAGTTGGATCAAGCGGGTCTCACCAGCAAGTTGTTGCCGCACTGGGAACACATTCGGGGTGCCCCGCAGCGCAACCCGATCCACATTTACACCGTCGATCGGCATCTGGTGGAGGCCGCGGTGCAGGCAGCCCGATACCAGCGGGACGTGTCTCGGCCCGACCTGCTGTTGATCGCAGCGTTGTTCCACGACATCGGTAAGGGTCGGCCGGACCAAGATCACACCGATGTGGGAGTGGAGTTGATGGGTGAGATCGGGCCCCAGTTGGGCTTCTCACCGGCTGATACCGACGCGCTGGTGAGTCTGGTTCGTGACCATCTGTTGTTGCCAGAGATGGCCACGAGGCGTGACCCGGACGACCCGGCCACTGTGGCTGCCGTAGCGGCGGCGGTCGGTGACGTCGCCATGTTGGACCTCCTTGCCACTCTCACCAAAGCCGACGCGCAAGCTGCTGGTCCCACCGCCTGGAGTTCGTGGCGGGCGGCGTTGATTTCCGACCTAGTAGCGCGGGTCCGCAGCCAGTTGCGCGGCGAGATCGTCGAACCGGACGATGCCCTGAGCGAGCCGCAGGAAGGTCTCCTGGCAGCGGAACTCCCGGAGGTGCTGGTCGAGGATGAAGCCCCCGGAGAGATGCTAACCGTCACGATAGCTGCACCAGATCGGGTCGGCTTGCTAGCCACCGTCGCCGGGGTTTTGGCTCTGAATCGACTGGATGTTCGGGGCTCGCGAGCCTTCAATCGGGGAGATATCGCGCTTTCGGAGTGGACAGTTCATCCCGCCTTTGGTGACCCGCCCGACCTGGTTCGGTTGCGGGAGGATGTGCGGCGGGCGTTGGCTGGAACTCTCGACGTCGATGAGCGGCTAGCTCGGCGCGAGTCCTACTACGCCACCGCGACCGACTCAGTGCTGGAGCCGCGGGTGGAGTTTGTGGCCGATGCCTCCGAAATCGCCACGGTGGTGGAAGTGCGGACCTACGATCGGCCAGCCACGCTGTTCCAGCTGGCCCGGGCAATCGCAGATTGTGGGGTGGACGTGGTGTTGGCGCGGGCGGATTCCATGGGTGCCAGTGTGGTTGATGTTTTCTATCTGCGAGGCGCTACCGGCGCGCCACTGGATCACCGCGAGGGCGCTGAGGTTCTCAAGCGACTGCAAGACGTCGTGGGGGTCTCGCCGGCGTGA
- the rnc gene encoding ribonuclease III — MANPDLQVLRDRLGVDIPDDILIKSLTHRSYAFEHDTQPNERLEFLGDAVLGIIITDALFTRHPESAEGELAKMRSAVVSAQALAELARSIGLGEFVLLGRGEETTGGREKKSILADALEAVFGAVYVSRGMAVATEMILRLTEPQLRATASLGAGLDWKTSLQELTAQLDLGAPEYVIKEAGPEHQKVFTAFVKLKDGYHGRGSGSSKKIAEQEAAQLTYAELSDPAEAGSGKQ, encoded by the coding sequence ATGGCGAATCCCGATCTGCAGGTTCTGCGCGATCGGCTAGGTGTCGATATCCCCGACGACATCCTGATCAAGTCGCTGACCCATCGCTCCTACGCCTTTGAGCATGACACCCAGCCCAACGAGCGGCTTGAGTTCCTAGGCGACGCTGTGCTGGGCATCATCATCACCGATGCGCTGTTCACTCGCCATCCAGAGTCCGCTGAAGGCGAGTTGGCCAAGATGCGGTCAGCGGTGGTCAGCGCACAAGCTTTGGCGGAGTTGGCGCGCTCGATAGGTCTCGGCGAGTTTGTCTTGTTAGGTCGTGGCGAAGAAACCACAGGTGGCCGAGAGAAAAAATCAATTCTGGCCGACGCGCTGGAAGCGGTTTTTGGTGCTGTCTATGTTTCCCGAGGGATGGCGGTAGCCACCGAGATGATTCTGCGTCTCACTGAGCCACAGTTGCGGGCGACGGCTTCGTTGGGCGCTGGCTTGGACTGGAAAACCTCGTTGCAGGAACTCACCGCACAGTTAGATCTCGGTGCCCCGGAATACGTCATCAAGGAGGCTGGTCCCGAGCACCAGAAAGTGTTTACCGCCTTCGTGAAACTGAAAGACGGTTACCACGGTCGGGGGAGTGGCAGTAGCAAAAAGATCGCAGAACAAGAGGCCGCTCAACTCACCTACGCGGAACTGTCCGATCCTGCCGAGGCTGGCAGCGGGAAGCAGTAA